The following are encoded in a window of Solidesulfovibrio magneticus RS-1 genomic DNA:
- a CDS encoding replication initiation protein, which produces MSFRDEEDLMPAVRQLPNELVEKINNLTEFNELDRIEVFEELSKIFSLIPVRALPEQKNKEKAPIKCGWSKACVEKDEFNALDYIRNNAGVACGPASGVIVLDIDHVECFEKYLSENNISEDFKNTLTIETGSGKNHYYYQYPTDGFVYRKHQEKKDVEIIPGQSMSIVVFDVLGSGFQVVAPGSIHPVTFKFYTIKKNLPISPAPEWVLDLCRKEPIQDNTALPLEEDLAGTEIKYCYSVQDFPEFEEYEDESSDSSPQRRFKMHFDNSILWGYDKQCDKLSHPAMAFREGVYLALPRSRRSYLCFDLDYEDSANAWSTVGLPEPTIVIVNSQNGHSHILYELKDSVYWTCGRNDNKIRRKPIEYFNAIRYAYTEKLKADKDFTHVIIKNPFSGAWDTSWHDNSYMLKDLASFVELPSKKQYFENMRNGIFSGRNPELFYIARMWSNANVRKQIDEPSLFNSLLLYLNNYNSTKIVEHWPDRGPLDNDEVDRLAKYVSKWFWKNKDNPRYNRNMKKYGVMGLSPIDPALNDEERSKAAKDNKMLGTGYTHIAKRNNTDDVLRTTIDNLMASGKSLSDRNISKSSGKSINTVRSRRDFINVYIDSKKS; this is translated from the coding sequence ATGTCTTTCCGGGACGAAGAAGATCTTATGCCCGCAGTTCGACAGCTTCCGAATGAGCTGGTCGAAAAGATTAACAATCTGACTGAATTTAATGAGCTAGATAGAATTGAAGTTTTTGAAGAACTGTCGAAAATATTTTCGTTAATACCGGTCAGAGCTTTGCCGGAACAGAAAAATAAAGAAAAAGCACCTATCAAATGCGGCTGGTCGAAAGCCTGTGTTGAAAAAGATGAATTCAACGCATTAGATTACATAAGAAACAATGCTGGTGTCGCTTGCGGTCCTGCGAGTGGCGTGATTGTCCTGGATATTGATCATGTAGAATGTTTTGAAAAATATCTTTCAGAAAACAACATTTCAGAAGATTTCAAGAATACTTTGACCATTGAGACTGGCAGCGGCAAGAATCACTATTATTATCAATATCCGACAGATGGATTTGTTTATCGAAAACATCAAGAGAAAAAAGATGTTGAAATTATTCCTGGTCAATCCATGAGTATCGTTGTCTTTGATGTGCTAGGCTCAGGATTCCAGGTCGTAGCTCCAGGCTCAATACATCCTGTGACATTTAAATTCTATACGATAAAAAAGAATCTGCCGATCAGTCCTGCCCCAGAATGGGTTCTGGATTTATGTCGAAAAGAGCCAATTCAAGACAATACAGCCCTGCCTCTCGAAGAAGATCTAGCAGGGACAGAAATTAAGTACTGTTATTCCGTGCAAGATTTTCCAGAGTTTGAAGAATATGAAGATGAGTCTTCTGATTCATCGCCGCAAAGAAGATTTAAAATGCACTTCGATAATAGTATTCTGTGGGGATACGACAAACAGTGTGACAAATTATCGCATCCAGCTATGGCCTTCAGGGAGGGTGTCTACCTTGCTTTGCCAAGGTCGCGGCGATCTTATCTTTGCTTCGATCTAGACTATGAGGATTCCGCGAACGCATGGAGTACGGTTGGCCTCCCAGAACCAACGATAGTGATCGTCAATTCTCAGAATGGGCACTCCCATATTTTGTATGAATTGAAAGATTCTGTGTACTGGACTTGCGGTCGCAACGACAATAAGATTCGCAGAAAACCCATAGAATACTTTAATGCGATTAGGTACGCATACACCGAGAAGTTAAAAGCAGACAAAGATTTTACCCATGTCATAATTAAGAATCCTTTTTCTGGAGCCTGGGACACTTCGTGGCATGATAACTCCTATATGCTGAAAGATTTAGCCAGCTTCGTAGAATTGCCCAGCAAAAAACAGTATTTTGAAAATATGAGAAACGGAATATTCTCAGGAAGAAACCCGGAGCTATTTTATATTGCAAGGATGTGGTCTAATGCTAACGTCAGAAAGCAGATTGATGAACCAAGTCTTTTTAATTCCTTATTACTCTATCTGAACAATTATAATTCTACGAAGATTGTGGAGCACTGGCCTGATAGAGGTCCTCTCGACAATGACGAAGTAGATAGACTTGCCAAGTATGTTTCTAAATGGTTCTGGAAAAACAAAGACAATCCTCGTTATAATAGAAATATGAAAAAATATGGTGTCATGGGATTGTCTCCGATAGATCCTGCACTAAATGATGAAGAGAGAAGCAAAGCAGCTAAAGACAATAAAATGTTAGGGACTGGCTATACGCATATTGCAAAAAGAAATAACACCGATGATGTCTTGAGAACGACAATTGACAACTTGATGGCGTCTGGAAAAAGTTTGAGCGATAGGAATATTTCCAAGAGTAGCGGGAAAAGCATAAACACCGTTAGGTCGAGGCGAGATTTTATTAATGTTTATATAGATAGTAAAAAATCCTAG